The Thermosynechococcus sp. HN-54 DNA segment TACCAATCCCCGGTACCACCTGAGCAGAGTAGTAACTGACAACGGCCACAATCGCCGTCACCAAGAGAATTGCCAAGGGACTGACGCGGGTAAATTGATAGAGCGCCAGCACCGTCGGGATCAAGCCGCCCCCCACATTCAACGCCACAATGGTTTTTTGCTGAATTTTGCGCAGGGGAATTCCCCAAAACCGACTGAGCCAGAGTTCTTCAAAATCAGGGACAATCGCCACTGTTGAAACTCGTTCATAGAGGGGGATATTGATTGTACTGCCGAGAATCACCAGCAGTAGTAAGACAGAAGCGGCAGTGGGTGAAAAACCCAACTTGGCAACCGCCGCTTGCAAGGCATCGAGGGCGATCGCTAGCCAAAGAAAGGGCAGCAACAGCAGCAGCAGCACAAAAAGCAGGGCAGTAACCGGCAGATAAATCATAGGAATTGACGATCACGTTAAACTTGCGAGGATTCTTGGGGCAGTGCCGCAAGGGCTTCCTTGAGGGCTTTAGCCAAGGCGATCGCGGAAGGGTAGCGATCGGGCAACAGGGGAGCTGTGGCACGGTGTATCACGTCTTTCAAAGGATCGGGGATTTCTGGGCGATCGGATACATCGAGGCGATGAAAGCCCTCACGGTGGTGATAGAAACGAATTGGACTATCCCCCAACAGTAAAAAAGCCAACGTTGCCCCCACCGCAAACAGATCTGACTGAATGGTCGGTTGACCCATCATCTGTTCGGGGGCGCTGTAGCCCTCCACGGCAATGCGGGTGCTATCGGGGGAATGTCCCAGTTCTTTGACCGCCCCAAAGTCAATCAAAACAATTTGGTTATCCCGCGATCGCACCAGTAGGTTACTGGGTTTGAGATCCCGATGAATCACCGGTGGCTCCTGATTGTGCAGATAGTCCAAGATGCCGCAGGTTTGAATCATCCATTGCACTGCTTGGGGAATCGGCACCGTACCATTGCGCAGTACCCAGCGTTCTAGGTCAATGCCATGAATAAGTTCCATGACCAAATAGCTCTTGCCGTCCTCGACAAAAAAATCATAGAAGCGGGGAATGCCGGCATGATCTAGGAGTTGCAAAATTCGTGCTTCCCGTTCAAATAGCTCCTGGGCTTTCTCATTGTCCTCCATATCAGACTGCAGTTCCTTGAGCACCCGCACCTCCGGTATCTTGCCAGTCCATCCCCCAAGGGGTTGCGCTTCACAGGCCAAGTAGGTGGTGCCAATTCCGCCATGCCCTAAAAGGCGCAGGATGTGATAGTTGCGTACGGTGCGCTGCACATTCAGGGGTTGACCGCAGTGAATGCAAAACAGGTTGCCTGGCATGTTGCCTGCATGGGTACACTCACTGAGAGTTGGCGCACTGCGGCGAAAGGTTTGCTCATGGAATTCGAGAATCGGACCTGTAGGCCCCAGTTGAATCAAGCTGCCATTAGCGAGCCTACTTTCATCCACAAGGCGACCATCGACAAATGTCCCGATCGCCCCCAAACTTTTGAGATACCACCGACCGAGATTTTCTGGATCCCGATAACAAGATAGTTCCGCGTGATAGCGGCTAATGAGAATATCGTTGAGAATGACATCGTTATCTGCAGCACGACCAATGCGAATGGTTGTTTTAATCGGAAAACGCCATGTTTTGACCGGAGTGCGTTTCCAAGGATTCAACAGGTGCAGGATAATCACAGGTGTGCAACTGCCACAGCAAACTAATCAGAATTTAGCCTATTTTCCTACGCTTTGCCGATGTCTGCGGTGGTTTGCAATGAATCATCAACAGCTCAAGACTCCGCTGTCACTGTTCTAACTGGGCATGCCGCCTTGTTCTATCTAGATTGACCAAAAAAATTGGGATACAAGCCCCGTCCTAAGAGGGCTATAGTCTAGGGTTCCCTGCTGCTGTCAAAGCGTAGTACACTAGGAATAGTGCTGGTGTAGCTCAGTTGGTAGAGCAACTGACTTGTAATCAGTAGGTCGTCGGTTCGAGTCCGACCATCAGCTTTGATCAACTTCCATTCATTTCAGCACAAAAGGATTGTCCCTTGGGCTAAGCCTTGCTCGCAACGACAGGTCTATCATGATCAAGGAAGCGATCTTGCCACCCCTGCCATGCTCGTCTATTGCACCCGTCCCTACTGTAGTCACCCCCAGAACGATGTTCCAGAGCTAGACAACCCCAACAAACGATACAGTCGTGTGGCTGAACGATTTTGTACAGCCTGCGGAATGCCTCTGATTCTGCGGGGACGGTATGTGGCAGAGCGGGTTTTGGGGCAGGGGGGGTTTGGGGCGGCCTATCTAGCACGGGATTTGGATACCCCCGGTCGGCGGGAGTGCGTGATCAAGCAATTTCGCCCTAATGTGTCCGATCCCCAGAGTCGGCAAAAGGCTCAGGAACTCTTTGAGCGAGAAGGACAAGTCCTTGATCAACTGGGGCAGCATGCTCAAATTCCGGATTTACTGGCATTTTTTGCTGAAGAAGTTCCCAGTGCCAATGGACAAGGAGTCGAGCAGTATTTCTACTTGGTGCAGGAATATATTGACGGCGAAACCCTCGAGGATGAACTGGCTCAAAAGGGATGCTTTAGTGAGGAAGAGGTGCGGCAGGTGCTGCGGGAACTCCTACCCGTGTTGCAGTACGTCCATGACCACAGCTCGATCCACCGTGATATTAAGCTCTCGAATATTATGCGCCAGCACCCCAGCAAGACAAAGTTTCCCGGCCAAGGGCGGCTCTACCTGCTGGATTTTGGGGCTGTGAAGCAAATTTCCCAAGCAGGGGGACAGCAAGGACACTTTACAGGTATTTATACCCAATACTATGCGCCACCGGAACAAGCACGGGGGGAACGGGTCTATCCCAGTTCTGATCTCTATGCTTTGGCAGTGACCTGTATCATATTGCTGACCGGCAAAGATCCCAGTGAGCTATTTGATGCCTATAACAACCGCTGGCATTGGCATTCTTATGCCCAAGTCAGTCCAAAATTGCAAGCCATTCTGGATCGCATGCTACAACCCGCTCCTAGCGATCGCTACCAATCGGCAGCAGAGGTCTTAGCGGACTTAAATACTTCTTCTACCCCCGCCCCAGCACCGCCCCCACCGCCACAACCGGTAACACCCCCCCCCGTCTCTCCTCCCGTTGTGTCGCAAGCAATACCAGCGTCGCCTTCACCGGTGCCAGTCACGCCTCCGACAACTACGCCCCGACCTAGGGTCAGACCGCCGCGGCAACCGCCCCCACCCTTGCCCGCATTAAAAATTCTCATTGGTGCCGGCTTTACGGGCTTTGAAATGACCGCCTTGGGGCTGATGATTTTTAGTTTGATGACGGCTTGGCAGTTGCCCGTGGGTGTGAGTGCGGGGCTGATTGGCGCTCTATTTGCCTTTTTGGTGTTTTTGCAGTACAAACGCTGGATCGAACACTGGGAGCAGTTGATCATTGCGGTCATTTCAGGGGCAGTTCTCTTTTTTGTCCCCCTCTTGCAAGCAGGCCTAGGGGGTGTGACAGCGCTACTCATTTGTGGTTTAGTGGGGTTGGGTTGCGTCGTCGTGGGTAATCTCTTTTTGCTGATTTACAACATCTTGGCGCGGTTACTGTAGGAGCGGGGCAATGCAGTTGACGTGGTTGGAGAGCAATACATGGCTGTGGGAGTTGGGTCATACTAGGATTTTGGTCGATCCGTGGTTGGTTGGCTCGCTGACCTTTGGCAATACCCCTTGGCTATTTCAGGCAGAGCGATCGCGCCCCTGTGCTATGCCAACCGATGTGGATGTCATTTTGCTCTCCCAAGGGCTACCGGATCACTGTCATGAACCCAGTCTACGCACCTGCGATCGCACCCTACCGGTCATTGCCTCCCCCAGTGCCGCCAAAGTTGCCCAGAGCCTTGGCTTTGAAACGGTGATTTCCCTGACTCCCCACCAAACCCACACCTACCGCGATCTCACCATCCAAGCCACCAAGGGCGCCAGTATCGGTCCTAGTCAACAGGAAAACGGTTATCTTCTGCGTTGGGGAACGCAAAGTCTCTACTATGAACCCCATGGCTGCCATGATCCGTGGCTGCGCAGCCACGGCACGGTGGATGTCGTGATTACCCCCCTACTCGATGTCTGTTTGCCTCTGGTGGGTGCAATTCTGAAGGGGGGCAAAGCAGCGTTGGAATTGGGGCAATGGCTGCACCCCAAGGTGATGATCACCACCGCTGGCAATGGTACCCTCCACCTTCAGGGATGGCTACCGCGACTGCTCTCGGTCAAAGGCACCTTTGAGGAACTGCAAGTGTCGTTTCAGCGGCTGGGTCTGAACACTCGTTTGGTGGAACCAGTGGCCTACACTCCCCTTGTTCTTCTAGCTGAGGTCTAGGGATGCGACGCTGGCTACGGCCTTTGTTTCTCTTTTGGCAAGAAACGATCCTTCTACTTCAGGACAATCAGCGGTTTTTGCAGTTCCTCAGTCAGATTGAGGGGATTGCAACTCGGGTGCTGGCGATCGGGATGCTGCTGGTGGTCATCGTCGCCATTATTGATTTGGGGCGGATTTTAACCATAGAGCTATTCTCACCCCCTTTAGGGCAGTTTAGCCTTGAACTGGTGAAAATCTTTGGCCTCTTTCTCAACGTGCTTGTGGCTCTGGAGATTCTCGAAAATATCACCGCCTACCTGAAAACCCACGTCTCGTCGCAAATCGTTGAGCTGGTGATTGTTACGTCTCTGATTGCCATTGCCCGCAAAATTATCATTCTGGATATTGGTCAACCGGAAACGGTGGCGAAGCTCTTGGGGCTGGCGATCGCCATCTTGGCCTTGTCTGCCAGTTACTGGATTGTGCGTCGTCTAAACTACCGGCGGCGTCCCTGAGGGATAGACCTGCTCGCGGTAGGCTTGCGCCTGTTCCAGCGTTGTTTGCAGCCGCTCCCAGTCCTCCTGTTCCACTTGGCGAATCAGATCATCAAGGGTGGCACGGTAGTGGACCAGGCAGTGGCGCAACGCCGCGCGGTTATATTCCGCCATCATCCGTCCCAACTCTGGATTGCCACCCCCCACCCGGCTCGTGTCCCGAAAACCGGAGCTAGCCAACCGCTGTGCAAGCTTCCGAATCGGCTCATTGGCTTCTTGGGCATTCGCAAGAATTAGTGCTGCACTCACTAGGACAGGCAGGTGGGAAATCCAAGCAACGGCGCGATCGTGATCCGAGGGGGTGGCATAGAGTAGCTTTGCGCCGAGATCATTGA contains these protein-coding regions:
- a CDS encoding DUF1614 domain-containing protein, which encodes MIYLPVTALLFVLLLLLLPFLWLAIALDALQAAVAKLGFSPTAASVLLLLVILGSTINIPLYERVSTVAIVPDFEELWLSRFWGIPLRKIQQKTIVALNVGGGLIPTVLALYQFTRVSPLAILLVTAIVAVVSYYSAQVVPGIGIQMNALVAPLTAAMTAILISGGVAAAPIAFAGGVLGTLIGADLLHLREIERMSAGVLSIGGAGVFDGIALCGLFALLLT
- a CDS encoding protein kinase domain-containing protein translates to MIILHLLNPWKRTPVKTWRFPIKTTIRIGRAADNDVILNDILISRYHAELSCYRDPENLGRWYLKSLGAIGTFVDGRLVDESRLANGSLIQLGPTGPILEFHEQTFRRSAPTLSECTHAGNMPGNLFCIHCGQPLNVQRTVRNYHILRLLGHGGIGTTYLACEAQPLGGWTGKIPEVRVLKELQSDMEDNEKAQELFEREARILQLLDHAGIPRFYDFFVEDGKSYLVMELIHGIDLERWVLRNGTVPIPQAVQWMIQTCGILDYLHNQEPPVIHRDLKPSNLLVRSRDNQIVLIDFGAVKELGHSPDSTRIAVEGYSAPEQMMGQPTIQSDLFAVGATLAFLLLGDSPIRFYHHREGFHRLDVSDRPEIPDPLKDVIHRATAPLLPDRYPSAIALAKALKEALAALPQESSQV
- a CDS encoding protein kinase domain-containing protein is translated as MLVYCTRPYCSHPQNDVPELDNPNKRYSRVAERFCTACGMPLILRGRYVAERVLGQGGFGAAYLARDLDTPGRRECVIKQFRPNVSDPQSRQKAQELFEREGQVLDQLGQHAQIPDLLAFFAEEVPSANGQGVEQYFYLVQEYIDGETLEDELAQKGCFSEEEVRQVLRELLPVLQYVHDHSSIHRDIKLSNIMRQHPSKTKFPGQGRLYLLDFGAVKQISQAGGQQGHFTGIYTQYYAPPEQARGERVYPSSDLYALAVTCIILLTGKDPSELFDAYNNRWHWHSYAQVSPKLQAILDRMLQPAPSDRYQSAAEVLADLNTSSTPAPAPPPPPQPVTPPPVSPPVVSQAIPASPSPVPVTPPTTTPRPRVRPPRQPPPPLPALKILIGAGFTGFEMTALGLMIFSLMTAWQLPVGVSAGLIGALFAFLVFLQYKRWIEHWEQLIIAVISGAVLFFVPLLQAGLGGVTALLICGLVGLGCVVVGNLFLLIYNILARLL
- a CDS encoding MBL fold metallo-hydrolase, translated to MQLTWLESNTWLWELGHTRILVDPWLVGSLTFGNTPWLFQAERSRPCAMPTDVDVILLSQGLPDHCHEPSLRTCDRTLPVIASPSAAKVAQSLGFETVISLTPHQTHTYRDLTIQATKGASIGPSQQENGYLLRWGTQSLYYEPHGCHDPWLRSHGTVDVVITPLLDVCLPLVGAILKGGKAALELGQWLHPKVMITTAGNGTLHLQGWLPRLLSVKGTFEELQVSFQRLGLNTRLVEPVAYTPLVLLAEV
- a CDS encoding phosphate-starvation-inducible PsiE family protein → MRRWLRPLFLFWQETILLLQDNQRFLQFLSQIEGIATRVLAIGMLLVVIVAIIDLGRILTIELFSPPLGQFSLELVKIFGLFLNVLVALEILENITAYLKTHVSSQIVELVIVTSLIAIARKIIILDIGQPETVAKLLGLAIAILALSASYWIVRRLNYRRRP